The DNA sequence ATGCATGTGAGCACACACTGTAAATAGAATCCTTGTCCTCCTTTTGTTGTAACTGCAGAGGTTTTAAGGTGAAAGAAAAAGGGCACAGGTTTTGTAGTTTTCATTAAAGCCACTTTGTTTGACATCTAAAATGTTACTGgtgatttttacagttttaattaGCAGGTTTTTATAAGAGACAGTAGTGCTGCCGAACCAACAGAGCATGAAAACTAGTACAGTGCACTTAATAAAAGCGTTGGTAGGGGAGCTAAATTAAAGGCAGTCAGTGTTAAATGAAGGCAGATAACTTCAAAGAACATACAAAGCtaatttcaacaacttcagctCTGGCACACAAAGTACAGACCGAAACTGTGTTACTAGATAAAGTGAATATAAGTGATAGCCAGCAGGTTTGTCTGTTCTCAACTGTGACATTAATGTTTAAATTATAGTGGTTTAATTTGGGTGAACAGTGATAGGCAAACTGGAGTGTGTTCACAATAATTCTGTCAAGATGACTACATGATTCAAACAAAATATTCAGAAGCTGTCGTAAATAAAGAGGGAATATAACCCCTGTGTTTGACAGATGTTGGTTTCTGCGCTCTGTGTTAACTTTGATATTAATGCACTTTTCTATTAATGACCTCCAGTGGTGAAATAAGTACTCAGATTACTTTTTTTACGCACCAGTAAGTAAAAGCAGCAATACCACATTGTAAAAATAATCTGTAACAAgtaacagtttgttttcaggttcatacttctGTTCAGTTTTTCTACTGGAATCTGTTAACCCTTTGAAATCTGAGCAAATTGGCCTGCTTTCGTTTAAAGATAGGAAGAAGGCGatgagcaatgaaagaagaaatgacccaaaaaaaatagcaagaaattagtaaaaacaaaaacaaaacgaatCAAGGAAAtgagtaaataataataataataataataataataataataatgaacaaGTTAAGTAATTAAttataattctgtaacataattttaaaatgtaataataattctaaatatctaaatatagtttttctctggcttttcccctctttttccctatgttttgtttttaataattttctaaatcaattaagttttttttttcaatttgtgggacatttcatatcaagttgctcattgccctttttaccacatttttgaaagaaatcataccaggtggggcgtcggtggcttagtggtagagcaggcgccccatgtacaaggctgttgctgcagtggcccgggttcaagtccagcctgtggccctttgctgcatgtctctccccctttcaaaCTTAACtttcctgtccattaaaggcaaaaaaaaaaagcccaaagaaatatctttgaaaaaaaaaaagaaagaaatcataccagtttgctcagggttcaaaggtttaaatacttgcaaaaggtgtctgaaagcagaataagaaaagtgatgtcactccaggtttcaaagggttaatgttcaaaaaacattaTTTCTCATACTGTCTACCTAATCATACTTTATTCACTCTTTGTCTGAAACACTCTGATTCAGTGCCTGTACAGTAGGTATAATTATCAAATGTAATTGAAgtgccaaaagtaaaagtaggcTATCAATGTGCAGACTGGCCCATTTCAGAGTCATATAGCCTATACTCAtattttcatattcatattttatattaCAGGTTACAGATCACtagttaaaaatgtaataagtaCTGTAACACTTTAAATTACctcatcaaagtaatgtaacatattacatttgattactttttgtttacttttctaaaaaatattttaaatttggcaATAAACCTGAAAATTGTCTGGAAACAGGGTATGCCAAAAGGAGTCACTCCTGTGCGGTGataagatgcaaagcaacaggcTGAATGTTATAATCTACTTCTAATCTTTTTACAGAAAATAATGTACTTGGATGTAACactttgtaatcaccaacattttgattagtacctgtaatttaattacatatatACGCAATACACAATACACAGTACAATTATTCAACTGTGCAGTGTTCTTCAGGATACAACTTTATTCTTACCAACACCTCttgaatgtatatatttattcaacatACAATGCATATTTCTTATgttcattcttttgtttttattctactGATATATATTAGCTATAGCATAATACTTGTGTTATATTTCTAAGTGTAATACAGTGTAATGTAGCATAGTGcaaatatatgtatgtttttacaCACTTACAGTCTCATCACAGTGatgatttgtatttttatttctaatatCTCAAGTACCAGTATCAAAcattgtagcataatgcacatttttggttatattttattgtattgctttatatttatatacttcTATATCATAGTCTTATTCTCacttcttataattctctattctttacaccAGAGCGACTGTAACTAATCACAATATcacctcagggatcaataaagtatttctgattctgatatttAGAATAATAGTTACTGATTAcaatgacatttattttgtaatttaattacatgtaactagttacatgtaatATATAGTCTATAAGCGTCACCAATGTTGTAGCCTGTAAAGGTGGAGCAAATTTTAACAAAGATAGCATATTGCCAGGTTGCTTAATCTATTAAAATCATATCATATTTTATTAGTTTGTTCGTTACAATAATCTGAGTCTGCAAAGTAACAtaaattgtaaaataaatatagagggattaaaaagtacaatatttgccacCTAAATGTAATGGAGTACAAGTAGCTATAAAGTgacttaaaatgaaaatactcaagtaaagtagaAGTACCTCAACATCGTACTTAAGAACAGTACGTCTTTAAATGTAGGGCTATTTAGTAACATTCCTTTACCGATTagctctttaaaaaaatgaataaaaactaaTATAATGAAGGAACTGAATTGTTTGTACATGACAAtttgttaaatttaaaaaaaatttaattgaaaATTTTGAAAAGGCGTTATTTCCTGCCACGTAACGGCGCATGCGCATTACGCCGCTAACCATTTGGCGACGTGTACCCGGTGAGTGGAAGTGTTCAGGTATCTCACCTCTGCCTGGCGAAACGCTGCCATTGAAACCTTTAAAGCCTTAACGGAGCGAAACCATGGGAGGTGCGCAGAGTGTGGAGATACCGGGAGGAGGCTCCGAGGGCTACCACGTCCTCCGGGTGAGTTTTTAGCCTCTACAGCctgctgttagccgttagctgttagcttagcatcgGGTCAGAGGCAGAGGACTCCCGGCTCTCTGTGTTGACGAGAGGCCGGGGCACTGCTGGGGCCTCCGTCTGGGAAACACCAACACAGTGTCAGGGAAACGTCGTGTTTGTTTGAGTCGTGTCAGAGTCACATATCGTTTGTCGTTGTATTTGCAGTTAATTTCTGTCTGTTAGCTTGTTAAAATGCTAACCAGAAGCTAACTCCACTGCTGGAGCTAGCCAAAGCTACGGAGCTGCCCTGAATGACAGCTGCCAAGCTGGTTTTGTTAGTGCATCCGTTTTCGGATATGTCTCTGTGCCCAGTGCTTTTTCTCCTTTGTCATGCAAATTTTGGACTAAGACGGCTCTCGTAACAAGGTAACCCTGGGCAGTTAATGGCAGTCATCCTATTTCAAGCATCCGCACTTGAATTGTGAGAAACTTTAGGCTGTAGTAGCAAGATACCCAAGCAGGGGTGGGACCAAGTATTTGGATAGTCACAAATGTTAATAGCTGTGTACAGAAATTAGTGACTCATCAGATTTTGTGACAGCAAAGCGTCAACTATATGAAAAAGATGTTAATCTAACGTTAATAGTGTCAAATGAGGTTATTGTGCTCTACATGCAGAGCCATACACTTAAAGTTGTCTTATGACAGCTTTCAAATGTGTTGTATCAAATATCTGAGTATATCAGGAAAtagtcaaaatgtctgaccCTGCTGCCTAAATACTATGGGGGCACCATGCTTCCTAATGTGCCTCCCTGTCCAAACTAATTTTGTGATGAAGTATGATGAATAGAGCTGTGTATTGGCAATAATCAGGTGTAACAGGGGCTATGACTATGTTGAGACATATTGTGATACAGTAAAGATgttgatgttgatttttttttttcaatctacTTGTATGAAGCTGTCCTAGTATAAAGAACATAATCAGAACATTGGGAAGTGTGTTTGCAATTATCACAGTTCTTGTAACTTCCAACATTATAGCACCACTTTCTGTGCAATCTGAGCAAAGGAATCATCTACATCAGTAGAATAAATCAAGTGTCTCAATATTTTCTCACActccaaatgatgaaaacatttataGTGCCAGTGCAGATGAAATTCCTAATTCAGGTCACAGAATAATACTTGTTCAAGCAATCTAATTACAACTGATTTGGCTGCATGTATGGTAAATAACATTTGAAGTTACTACATGACCCAAACCAAATAACAATCTCAcgtttttctttaaatgttgcTTATTTGGGCGCCATTGAAGGCCCAGATCTCTTGTATGTTGGTTAGCTCAGGTCCAGCCGTTTATGCTGTAGGCAAGTACCGCTCAAGTAGGCTTTGGTGGCATCAAAGTATTATGGTACACTAGagtatttagaaatcctgaaGGTAGGAATTTCAACACTGTTGAAAATACAGATGCTCTTCTCGCTGATAAACTGATAAAGAGGTGCTGTATTGATGTGATGTGTTGTAGTGCATGGTacgcaccaccagaggtcactCTCTACCgatggaacaggcagctgagctcaGAAAGATGATGACTGTGCCGTCCAGCAGCAGctcatgtttttctgttatttttgcGCAGGTTCAGGAGAACTCGCCCGGACACCGAGCGGGACTGGAGCCTTTCTTTGACTTTATCGTCTCCATCAACAACACCAGACTGGTAAGGAAAGCCAGCAGGTGTCTCTAATAGGAGGAAATACAAGTCATAAAGGACTGCATGTTTCATGGTTGCCCCTCtgttctccttcctcctcttttctaCAGAACAAGGACAATGACACCTTGAAAGACTTGCTGAAAGCTAGTGTGGAAAAACCAGTTAAGATGCTGGTTTATTCCTCAAAGACCCTGGAGCTGAGGGAGTCTACTGTCACCCCGAGCAACCTGTGGGGGGGGCAGGGCTTGCTCGGCGTCTCCATTCGTTTCTGCAGCTTTGAAGGAGCCAATGAGAATGTTTGGCATGTGCTGGTATGTTGCCTTGAAGTTTAgtctctgtttatttatttgtctgcgCAACAATGTTTGCTAACTTattctttcctttctctctttaaCAGGAAGTGGAGCCTAATTCCCCAGCAGCCCTTGCTGGCTTGCGGCCGCACACGGACTACATCATTGGAGCCGACACTGTTATGAACGAGGTAGTTTATCAGCACTTAAGGTCCTTGCAACTGTCAGTCCTGCACATTCTCCACCTGATAATGATAGTGATTGTGTGTTGCCTAATTTTGTTCACCTTCCCCGACTTTATCTGCAGTCAGAGGACCTCTTCTCTCTGATAGAGAGCCACGAAGGGAAAGGCCTGAAGCTCTACGTgtacaacacagacacagataacTGCAGAGAAGTGATCATCACACCCAACAGTGCCTGGGGAGGAGAGGGCAGGTAAGACGGACTttaacacagatacacacttgTTACTCTTCCTTGTTAGATGTATGGGTTTAAAACTAAGTTTGTAGATTTTTTGAGAGTTGGGTTCACTTTAAAAGAAATATACATCTCACCTGACCAGTCATTGTATTTCCCTGTGAGTTTCACCAATCATAGCAGCCCCCTACAGAATGCCACCAAACTCACTTctttgtttctggttgtgaagatgcaGATGTGTATGACACAAACGTCTCACATTTACCAAGAAATATTACTAATAAAGGACTGTGCAAGGCAATTCTGATGTTCTGCACGAAAGCAGAGGTTAAATGTTTTGCAACACGTGCAAAGTTGCGGAAGAACACAAGCAGCCTCGATTGACAAACACTTTACTACCATAAAACACAACCAGAAAATGGCTGAAATGCATTGACAACTGACAAGACAAATAATCATATATAATGTgtttgcaattttcacttgctCCCACAACTTCATTGCAAAAACATGTCTTAAATCATTGCAACATGCATTGCGGTTTTtcagaaaagctgctgtgaaatcagaCATTTCAGGCTGCAACAATCCCAAAAAAGAGACTGGCTAGTGCAAAAAGTTGACAACCCTAACCCAGTCATGGAAGGGCATGCTCTGATGGTTAAGAGACATGaggatggtaaaaaaaaaaaagttcatgaGGGATGTGAGGGCTGACCCTGACAGGTTATTCATCAGACTGgaaccaggtttttctcaagtgttttttttgtttgattttgaacTTTTGTTTTCCCCCTTTCAGCCTTGGATGTGGGATTGGCTATGGATACCTCCACAGGATCCCCACCAGGCCTTTCGAGGAGGGGAAGAAGATCAGCTTCCCTGGAAACTCTCCCAGTGAGCCCGTCAGTCCGCTGAAGGATGGATTCACTGAggtcaggacacacacacacacacacacacacacacacactatagcTCAGATTGCAAACATGCTAAAAGCAAAGGGCTTAAATATTAATGTATTAACTAGGACTTCACCATTTGCTTGTGCTTTATCACGTCAGCCCGAACTTGACTGATCAgtattcagtgtgtgtttgtgacattgAAAAGATTGTGaagttgtgtgttttgtatccTCAGATTTAGTTCACACTCCATAAATGCACTTTGCCTCGTTATGTATGCAGCAGAGCAGGCGGAGGGACAGAGAGCAATGTTGCTCATTACAGTTGATTGCACGTTTGGATGAACGTGACCTGTTTGACGGCAGCATCCTTTTCTCTACCACCTCCATGTTTTCTCTTTAACCCCTTCAGGTTCAGCTGTCAGCAGTGACCCCTCCTCCTACCGCACCTGCACCTACTGGCCTTGAAGATTCACTGTCAGGCCTGTCGATCGGCACAGCACCGCTCACCGTGCCCAGTGAGCTTCAGACAGgtatttctcttcttctctttctttcacacACATCCAATTATTCCAACACATTAAAGGGATAATTCACCACTTTTTATGTGGATGTCCAgtcagtgttgatggtaaatgtaGTGAACccacaacaacacagaaacGGCTAGACTCTGTCTCTTTACCCATTAATATCCGATGGGTAACATTAGCCATGTGGTGCCCACAGTTAACTctggcactgtgtgtgtgtgaagcccATTCTCCTGCAGTAGTTGTCTCATGATAAACActgagagagagcagggcaagGAAGGACTGAGCACATTGATACACTGGACGGAACTAAACAGTGAGATGCAGTTTTCCTGTTTTGAATAGTTAAATTTGTGGTGAAGTTGTGGTGACTGGACACAATTGTAAAGTTGTGCAGAATTCAGGaggattggctgaatttgcgAATCGTAGCAAGCTGAAGGGGCTGTTTAACGGTCCTCTGTCCTGTCGGCCCTGCTGTTCTTATTTGTATTTTCCAGTTTATCTTTGAGATCCTGAAGAAGGTCTCCAGCAAACCTCTGTCCAAGTGAGGAGGACAACTTTCATGCATAGTAATGCAGAAACGCACACACAGGCTCTCTGGGTTGTCATCAGCGACAGCATTCAACAAAAACTGCCCACGCTGAAATTCATTTTAGCACAATGATTCAGCTTCTGTTGGCATCCAAGGGCAACTTGAGCAAAGACACCACCAGTCTGTGTTAGCTCTCTGCAGCTCAGGTTCTGGAGGGTCCCCACAGGCCAAATCCTctcacacagcagctgtagccttggtctctctctgctgcatttCTTCAGCTGTATGCTCTGGCTCTGAAAAATTCGGCTGAATATCCGAGTCAGACgaaacactgaaaaatgtaTCCTCATCCATAAGATCTTCTGCACTCGTATTTTGGGGTGCCATTTTCATCGTTTGAGACGTAGCTAATTTGCAATACAAGCAAAGAGAGCAAAGAAGTTCTGTGGAGGTGAAATCCAGCCGGTACTTCTTCCTGCCTCAAACTACCCACTGTCACGTCAAGTTGGATGCAGGAAGAACAACTGATTTTGCAACTGAAACCAGGCTTTCCCTGTTAATATAGCACACAATAAGAAATCGACCATGTTTATCATCAACACTGATTTCATATCCACATAAAAGGTGGTGGATTTTCCCTTTGAGCTCATTATATGACAGGGATATTTGTGATTTGGAACAGCTGTGCCATGCTCTCATAATCATTGTGTATTATTCCAGGTTTGCCCACAGTCCCTCTGCTCCCTTCCTCCACCAATCCCGCCCTCAGCCCTCTCACTCCACTGAATCCTGCCACCACTGGC is a window from the Epinephelus fuscoguttatus linkage group LG15, E.fuscoguttatus.final_Chr_v1 genome containing:
- the gorasp2 gene encoding Golgi reassembly-stacking protein 2; its protein translation is MGGAQSVEIPGGGSEGYHVLRVQENSPGHRAGLEPFFDFIVSINNTRLNKDNDTLKDLLKASVEKPVKMLVYSSKTLELRESTVTPSNLWGGQGLLGVSIRFCSFEGANENVWHVLEVEPNSPAALAGLRPHTDYIIGADTVMNESEDLFSLIESHEGKGLKLYVYNTDTDNCREVIITPNSAWGGEGSLGCGIGYGYLHRIPTRPFEEGKKISFPGNSPSEPVSPLKDGFTEVQLSAVTPPPTAPAPTGLEDSLSGLSIGTAPLTVPSELQTGLPTVPLLPSSTNPALSPLTPLNPATTGFNPATTLPGLMPLPGGLPPLPNLPNLNLPLPDLSAVSQPGTLPIGAGVPSLAALPPLNIPGLAPLPPLPTMLPSQLPPLLPQGVVPILPTSAAAPPASVTVTAAPVIEPAAPAPEPTVPTEAASTNATESPAPTETTLTS